Within Armatimonadota bacterium, the genomic segment TTGCAACGCTTACATCAACTTTTTTGACCATATCGAAACCGAGGCAGACCTCAGCGATGTCCTGCGCCAGCGCTTCGACCAGATAATGGGATGAGCCTTCGGCAAGACTTATAATTTTATGCTCCACAGCCTCATAATCGATGGTTTTACTCAGAGCGTCCGTGAGCCCGGCTTCCCTCAGGTCTGCATACAACGTTACATTAATAACGATATCCTGCTTATTATGTCTCTCTTGATCTGACGTGCCTATAATGCAGCTTACCGAAATATCTTGTATATGAATTTTATCCACATGTGGCCTCTTGTATCTGATAGCGGTCCATCAATTAATGCTTCGATGCGGGTGCTGTTTTTTCCTGCGATGGGTGAGGCTGTCGTTATGCTCCAGTGTTTTGTTGCTTTATGACATAGCGATTAGCCCCTGAACTCATTATCGAACGTGTAAGTACATGTCATTGTTGGTCAATTGTGTGACATTATTGCAATAATAGTCAATATATCACAACCGACTCGCTATTGTGGCGCACACTTAAGGAATACTTAAGGAACCTTGTGTCTGTATGTTCTTGATTTTTCATGAGCTTCTAGATATAATCTTTAACGAAGCAACCAGGCTTAATGCCTTTTGCTTCCGGTCGGAAGGTAGGCCAGACCTTCCGACCACCCTTCTGATATAGTAATTAGTAATTTGTATTTGATATTTATCCTCACAAAAAACCCTTGACAGTACCCCCGGCAGAGCATATAATTACTGAAATTGCAATATACCTTTAACTCCAGTCCCGTGAGGCTGAGAAGGTCTGTTTCAAGGCGTCAGTGTAACTTGTTCACATCAGCCTTCTTGCCAAATCACGGGCAGGAAGGCTTTTTTGGTGCCCGGAGGTGCCGGCATGACAGAGACAGTGACCAAGGTCATGGACGCCGATGAGATCAGACGCGCCCTTACACGCATCGCCCATGAGATAATTGAGCGCAATAAAGGCGCCGAGCACCTAGTGATAATCGGTGTCCAAAGCCGAGGTGTCCCCATGGCCAAGCGCTTGGCCAAGCTTTTGGGTCAGATCGAGGGGGTCGATGTTCCCACAGGCAGCCTCAATGTTGCCCTTTACCGCGATGATTATGCCACCCGCTCCGCCCGTACTATCAGCGCCAGCGAAATCCCGTTTGACGTGACAGACAAGTCAGTTATATTAGTCGATGAAGTCCTCTTTACCGGAAGAACCACCCGAGCCGCGCTTGACGCGATTATGGACCTCGGCAGGCCGTCAGTGATTCAGCTTGCTGTGTTGATTGACCGTGGTCACAAAGAGCTTCCTGTGAAGGCCGATTATGTGGGCAAGAACTTGCCGACCGCTCGTAAAGAGATCGTTGAAGTCTACTGGGTCGAGACCAAGGGCGAAGACGCCGTTATGATCTCAAAGGGGGCCTGATGGTATGACAAAGCTTACGCGTAAAGATATACTGGGCCTGCAGGATATGTTGCCCGAAGAGATCAATCTCATTCTTGAGACAGCACAGTCTCATAAATCGATCCTTGGGCGGCCCGTCAAGAAAGTGCCGATCCTGCGGGGTAAGTCGATATGCACTCTCTTCTATGAGAACAGCACCCGCACTCGGACCAGTTTTGAGCTTGCCGCAAAGATCATGAGCGCCGATACCACCAGCATTTCAGTCGCCGGATCGAGTATCAACAAGGGCGAGAGTTTTAAGGATACCCTGCTGACACTCGAGGCGATGGGCGTAGATCTGTTCGTGATCCGCCACGGAGCGGGTGGGGCTCCTCATTTTGCTTCAAGGATTGTGAAGTCGCATATAATCAACGCTGGTGACGGCATGCACGAGCACCCGACCCAGGGCCTGCTCGATATGCTCACAATTTTC encodes:
- the folB gene encoding dihydroneopterin aldolase — protein: MDKIHIQDISVSCIIGTSDQERHNKQDIVINVTLYADLREAGLTDALSKTIDYEAVEHKIISLAEGSSHYLVEALAQDIAEVCLGFDMVKKVDVSVAKPVALKSAKNVSVEISRELQKGNCN
- the pyrR gene encoding bifunctional pyr operon transcriptional regulator/uracil phosphoribosyltransferase PyrR; protein product: MTETVTKVMDADEIRRALTRIAHEIIERNKGAEHLVIIGVQSRGVPMAKRLAKLLGQIEGVDVPTGSLNVALYRDDYATRSARTISASEIPFDVTDKSVILVDEVLFTGRTTRAALDAIMDLGRPSVIQLAVLIDRGHKELPVKADYVGKNLPTARKEIVEVYWVETKGEDAVMISKGA